In Oxyura jamaicensis isolate SHBP4307 breed ruddy duck chromosome 23, BPBGC_Ojam_1.0, whole genome shotgun sequence, a single window of DNA contains:
- the XKR8 gene encoding XK-related protein 8: protein MAARSPPRFGPLQLLLAAAGAAAAALDVCADAWVAAGYARAGHPGWAALGLVLLAAASAATQACSWLWFRSDPAALRPELPRCLLAALHLLQLGFFYRCLHALKVGWKVCWAKAVSEEEQNRMAFLSHDISMLRLFETFLENTPQLTLLLYVILRTNKAEPSQGLGICTAFLCVTWSLLDYHQSLRSFLQDKYELSLGSSAVYFLWNLSLTCPRILLVALFALLWPYGVAIHFLLVWLAMFLWVSLQGTDFMESPGPEQLYRAIVAVILYFSWFNVAPGRTLYRSIIYHGFILVDSTLLALSWLLCRSPSDEHLYLIPVVSAALPCYLLGLLLRVSYYQWLHPSARAQQQGSYDEVDANRRTDGLEFRTVLEPDLVNRRLQWLAQRQFVVPVLAEQHLLNGAASADAAV, encoded by the exons ATGGCGGCGCGGTCCCCGCCACGGTTCgggcccctgcagctgctgctggcggcggcgggggcggcggcggcggcgctggaCGTGTGCGCAGACGCCTGGGTGGCGGCGGGGTACGCGCGGGCCGGGCACCCCGGCTGGGCCgcgctggggctggtgctgctggccgCCGCCTCGGCCGCCACCCAggcctgcagctggctctggtTCCGCTCCGACCCGGCCGCACTGCGCCCCGAGCTGCCCCGCTGCCTGCTCGCCgccctccacctcctccagctcGGCTTCTTCTACAG GTGTCTCCACGCTCTGAAGGTGGGCTGGAAGGTGTGCTGGGCAAAGGCAGTGTCGGAGGAGGAGCAGAACCGCATGGCCTTTCTCTCCCATGACATCAGCATGCTGCGTCTCTTCGAGACCTTCCTGGAGAACACCCCGCAGCTCACCCTGCTCCTCTACGTTATCCTGCGGACAAACAAGGCAGAGCCATCCCAGG gACTGGGGATCTGCACTGCCTTCCTGTGTGTGACCTGGTCTCTGCTGGACTATCACCAGTCCCTGCGCTCCTTCTTGCAGGACAAGTATGAGCTGAGCCTGGGCTCCTCAGCTGTCTACTTCCTGTGGAACCTCTCCCTCACCTGCCCCCGCATCCTCCTGGTCGCCCTCTTTGCCCTGCTGTGGCCCTATGGCGTTGCTATTCACTTCCTGCTTGTGTGGCTGGCGATGTTCCTCTGGGTCAGCTTGCAGGGCACGGACTTCATGGAGTCGCCTGGCCCCGAGCAGCTCTACCGGGCCATTGTGGCTGTGATCCTGTACTTCAGCTGGTTCAACGTGGCTCCGGGGAGGACACTGTACCGCAGCATCATCTATCATGGCTTCATCCTGGTGGACAGCACACTGCTGGCCCTGTCCTGGCTCTTGTGCCGCTCCCCTTCGGACGAGCACTTGTACCTCATCCCAGTGgtctctgctgccctgccctgctatcttctggggctgctgctgagagtCAGCTACTACCAGTGGCTGCACCCCAGCGCacgagcacagcagcagggcagctaTGATGAGGTGGATGCCAACAGGAGGACCGATGGGCTGGAGTTCCGGACTGTCTTGGAGCCGGACCTTGTGAACAGGAGGCTGCAGTGGCTGGCCCAGCGCCAGTTTGTGGTACCTgtcctggcagagcagcacttGCTGAACGGGGCTGCTTCTGCTGACGCTGCTGTCTGA
- the RPA2 gene encoding replication protein A 32 kDa subunit — translation RRARRRLTGSPLPSSGNFDGGYGTAGSSGPAGGYAQSPGGFSSPTGTQAEKKQRARSQNIVPCTVSQLLAAEQVDETFRIRDVEITQVTIIGIIRHAEKAPTNILYKVDDMTAAPMDVRQWVDTDEAGGENIVVPPGTYVKVAGHLRSFQNKKSLVAFKIMPLENMNEFTTHILEIVNAHMILRKNLMAASRAPQSFTSAGIGDMGGYGGGGSLPVNGLTAHQSQVLNLIKNCPVPEGMSLQELKLQLHNVSMSTIKQAVEFLSSEGHIYSTVDDDHYKSTDAE, via the exons CGGCGGGCGCGTCGCCGCCTGACGggctctccccttccctcctcaggTAACTTCGACGGTGGCTACGGAACCGCGGGCAGCTCGGGGCCCGCGGGCGGCTACGCGCAGTCCCCGGGAGGCTTCAGCTCGCCCACCGGCACCCAGGCGGAGAAGAAGCAG CGAGCCCGCTCCCAGAACATCGTGCCCTGCACCGTGTCGCAGCTGCTGGCGGCCGAGCAGGTCGACGAGACCTTCAGGATCCGGGACGTGGAGATCACGCAG GTTACCATTATAGGGATAATTCGGCACGCTGAGAAAGCACCAACGAACATTCTCTACAAAGTGGATGACATGACGGCAGCGCCGATGGATGTCAGGCAGTGGGTTGATACTGAT gAGGCAGGTGGCGAGAATATCGTGGTACCTCCAGGAACTTATGTAAAAGTAGCTGGTCATCTTCGGTCCTTCCAG aataagaaaagctTGGTGGCATTTAAGATCATGCCTCTGGAAAACATGAATGAGTTCACCACGCACATACTAGAGATTGTTAATGCGCATATGATCCTCAGAAAAAATCTTATG GCAGCATCAAGAGCGCCTCAGTCATTTACCTCTGCTGGGATAGGTGACATGGGGGGCTATGGTGGAGGTGGCAGTCTGCCAGTGAATGGACTCACAGCACATCAGAGTCAG GTGCTGAACCTGATTAAAAACTGCCCTGTCCCAGAAGGTATGAGTCTTCAAGAGCTGAAACTTCAGCTCCACAATGTCAGCATGTCAACAATCAA gcaAGCAGTTGAATTCCTTAGCAGCGAGGGACACATCTACTCCACTGTGGATGATGATCACTATAAGTCTACGGATGCTGAGTGA